CATGCAAAGAAAGGTTACGAAGATAAATACAATGCTACGGAGCTGCGCACCATTCAGGACTGGATTATTAAGCGTCAGCTGCTCGGAACTCCCGGAGTGGCTGAAGTAAGCGGTTTCGGAGGATTTGTCAAGCAATATGAAATTGCCATAGATCCTGATAAGATCGGCAGCCTTGGAGTTACCATTACAGATATATTCAATGCACTCAACCGTAACAATCAGAATACCGGCGGGGCCTATATAGACAAAGGGCCTAACGCTTATTTTATCCGGAGCGAGGGTCTGGTTAAAAATATAGAAGAAATAAACAGGATCGTTGTAAAAACGAATAACGGCATGCCGGTGCTGATCCGTGACCTGGCCAAAGTACAATTTGGCAACGGCGTGAGATACGGTGCTGCCACCAGAAACGGGCAGGGCGAAACGGTAACAGGGATCGTAATGATGCTGAAAGGAGCGAATTCCTCTGAAGTAATCAGCGACGTGAAAGAAAGGATCACACAGATCCAGAAGACACTTCCTGAAGGTGTGGTCATAGAGCCCTTTCTTGATCGCAAGAAACTCGTTGATAATGCGATCAGTACCGTAACGACTAACCTGATTGAGGGAGCCCTGATTGTTATTTTTGTATTGATCCTATTCCTGGGTAATCTTCGCGGCGGCCTGGTGGTAGCCTCCGTAATTCCCCTTGCCATGCTTTTCGCTATTTCCATGATGAACCTGTTTGGTGTTTCGGGTAACCTGATGAGCCTGGGAGCTATCGATTTCGGGATTATCGTTGACGGCACAGTGATCATTGTGGAAGCTGTGATGCACCGGATCAAAGGCGGTGGCGGGAAGTATCCGGGGATCTCCGTGCTCAGTCGGGCACAGATGGATGAGGAAGTATATGAATCGTCCCGTAAGATCCGCTCGGCTGCGGCGTTTGGTGAGATCATTATCCTGATCGTCTATCTGCCCTTACTTACTTTGGTAGGCGTCGAGGGGAAGATGTTTATGCCGATGGCCCAAACGGTATCCTTTGCAATACTGGGAGCATTCCTGCTTTCATTCACCTATGTGCCCATGATGTCAGCACTGGCTCTCAGCCGAAACACCACGCATAAACACAATTTCTCCGACCGGATGATGGAAGCTATACAGCGTGCTTACACACCGATTATTGAAGGTGCAATGCGCCGAAAATTACTGGTAGCAGTTATCGCTGTTTCCTTATTCACTGTCACCCTGTTCGCGTTTACACGTATGGGCGCTGAGTTTATTCCACAGCTCGATGAAGGTGATTTTGCTGTGGAAACCCGCGTTCCGGTCGGAAGTTCTATCAATCAGATGATCGACGTTTCTCAAAAAGCGCAGACGATCCTGCTAAAGAACTACCCGGAAGTCAAACAGGTAGTTAATAAGATCGGTTCAGGAGAGATTCCCACAGATCCGATGCCCATTGAGGCAGGAGATATGGTGGTTACGCTCAAGCCAAAAAAGGAATGGCGAAGCGCAGAAAACAGGGAAGAACTAATCGAAAAAATGCAGGCATCCCTGTCTGTGATCCCCAATGCAACATTCAGTTTCCAGCAACCCATCCAGATGCGCTTTAATGAACTGCTAACCGGCGCTAAGCAGGATGTTGTACTGAAAATTTATGGCGAAGACCTCGATGTTTTGTCGGACCTGGCCCGTGAGATCGGCCGGAAGATCAGGCCGGTTGACGGAGTGGAAGATCTCTATATAGAGCAAATTACCGGGCTGCCGCAAATCGGCATCCAGTTTAACAGAGATAAGATTGCGTTATATGGATTGAACATTGAGGATGTCAATGCTGCCATAGAAGCCGCATTTGCAGGTAAAATGGCGGGGCTGGTATATGAGGGCGAACGCCGGTTCGATATGGTGGTACGCCTGGACCGGGCCAACCGGAGAGATATTACCGATGTCCGAAATTTATACATCGGTACACCTACAGGTCAGCAGATCCCGCTGAGCGAAGTCGCCGAAATATCGTATAAACCCGGGCCGGTGCAGATTCAGCGGGACAACGCTAAAAGACGCATTACTATCGGCTTTAATGTGCGTAACCGTGATGTCAAGAGTATCGTCACTGATATCCAAAATGTAATTGCCCGTAGAGTAAATATGCCTGCCGGTTATTATGTAACCTATGGCGGACAGTTTAAAAACCTGGAGGAAGCGAATGCGCGTTTAGCAGTGGCCCTTCCTGCTGCCTTGCTGCTGATCCTGCTGTTACTGTATTTTACATTCCGATCTGTAAAGCAGGGACTGCTGATCTTTACCGCTATCCCGCTGTCGGCAATTGGTGGAGTGTTTGCCCTGCTGATCCGGGATATGCCCTTTAGTATCTCTGCCGGTGTTGGTTTTATTGCCTTGTTTGGGGTTGCCGTTCTCAATGGTATTGTTCTGATCGCAGAATTTAACCGTTTGGAAGCGGAGGGTGTCTCCGATATCTACGAACGTATTCGCCTGGGCACAAAAGTAAGATTACGTCCAGTCCTGATGACTGCTACAGTTGCCTCGTTCGGATTCCTGCCGATGGCGCTTTCAGGGTCGTCAGGGGCAGAAGTGCAACGTCCACTGGCTACAGTAGTAATCGGCGGGCTGATAACAGCTACTATTCTCACACTCGTGGTTTTGCCGGTTTTATATATCTATTTCAGTAAATCAAAAGGGAAACTAAATAAACAACCGGCGACCCTGTTAACAATCTTTATTGCTTTAGGATTTACACTGCCGTTTAACTCAAAAGCACAGTCGGCGGCAACTCCGGCCAACAGGGTCCTCACCCTCGAACAAGCGATTAGTGAAGCCTTACAGAATAACAACGAGATCAGAATTGCTGCTTACCAGATCAGTGAACAACAGGCCCTAAAGCCAGGAAGCATCAGCCTGCCCAAAACGGAATTATCTTATACGCAGGGCGTGGTCAGCAACCCGACGATTTCCGACAATATTATTTCTGCCAGTCAGCGGATTGATTTCCCGACACTGTATGTGAGCCAGGGCAGATTAGCCAATGAGCGTGTCGCCAGCAGGGTGAAATATAAAGCGGTCAAAGAAAATGAACTCAGGGAAAATGTAAGACGCGCTTATCTCCAGTATCAGTATGTTCTTGGCAAAAGGGAGCTGCTGATGCAGTTGGACAGCATTTACGCCAACCTGAGCAAGGCCAGTGGAATAAGGTACCGCACGGGCGAATCTACGAGTCTGGAGAATATGACTTCAACCGTCCAGTCCCGGCAAATAAAAAATGAGCTGGAAAAAAACGGTGCTGATCTGACAATAGCGGCAGAGCAGCTGCGGACGCTTCTGAATACTACCGACAACATTACCGTTGCCGATAAGGATCTTGTTCCGGGAACACTGGTTTTACCACTGGAAGACACATCTTCCGTTTCCCGGAACCCGACCATTGCTTATTTAAAGCAGGAACTAAATGTTAGTAAACAGATGACCTCAGTAGAGAGAAACCGGATGCTGCCTGAAATTATCCTGGGATATAATGGTCAAACCTATAAAGGTGTGCAAATGATCAATGGTGATGAACGCCGGTATACAGGCAGCGACCGTTTCAATTTTTACCAGGTTGGCCTTGCCATTCCAATCTTTCCGGGAGGTTACCGTTCAAAGATCAGGTCATTGAAAGTCAGTGAACAGATTGCACGGTCACAGGTAGAACTGGCCACGGTAAACCTTAACGGTCATTTGAAGCAGATGATCCAGGAGTATCAGAAGCTAAAAAAATCGGTGGAGTATTATAGATCGGAGGCCCTGCCTCAGGCCGATCTGATCATCGGAAACGCAGAGAAAGCTTTCAGAAGCGGGGATATTTCCTATACCCAATACCTTCAGAATCTGACTATATCCACGGATATACACACCCAGTATCTGGATAACCTCTTTAATTATAATCAGGCGATAATCTCTATTGAGAGTGTTTTAGGATCCATACAATAAGTATTAACATGAAGAAAATGAATAGTTTAACAAGAATATACCTCCCTTTCTTGCTTTTAGGCATTACCTTATACTCTTGCGGGGGAAAACAGGCAGGTGATTCGGCAGAGCAAGAGGCCCCCGTTCAAAAGGATACAGTTGCTGCCTCAGTCAATAAGGTATCTTTCACCTCAGAGCAGTATAAATTGGCCGATATCCAAACCGGACAAATCGAACAGCGCAATCTCAGCAGTATCATTAAGCTGAACGGCGTGATCGATGTGGAACCCAGCAGTACAGCTTCCGTTTCGGCCCCGCTCGGGGGCTATATCCGGACGGCGGGGCTACTGCCGGGCGAATTTGTAAAAAAAGGTCAGATACTTGCGCGTTTGGAAAACCCGGAGTTCATTTCCATGCAGCAGGAATACCTGGAAAGCATTGGAAAGCAGGAATACCTGGAACAAGAATATAAACGGCAGCAGGTTCTGAGACAGGAAGATGTAAATGCCACCAAAACATTTCAGCAGGTTAGCTCGGATTATAAAGTAATCAGGGCGAAGATTGCAGGCCTGGAACAGCAAATGCTACTTGCAGGCCTGAACAGCAATGCTGTAAAGCGTAGCGGACAGATTGTACGAACAGCCAGTCTGTATGCCCCGATATCCGGTTATATTAAAACCAGTAATGTCAACATCGGTAAATATGCAGCTCCAACGGACATTCTTTTTGAGATTGCAGGCAGGGATGATCTGCATCTGTCCTTAAATGCTTTTGAACGCGATATGGTAAAACTCAGGATTGGCCAGAACGTAAAATTCTCACTGGCCAGCGAAAATAACTATGACCGTACAGCGAAGGTCTTTCTTATCGGACAGGCTGCCGGAGAAAACAAACAGATCCCGGTACATTGTCATTTCAGCAGACAGCCCGGACTGGTTGCCGGAATGTATGTGAAAGCATGGATAGAAACCGGCACAGAAAAACAAAGTTCGGTGCCAACGGATGCTGTTGTGCAGCTTAATGGTAAAGATTATGTGATCGTCCAAACCGCACAGTCGGATAAAGGGTATGAATTTACTCTCGAAGAGGTGAGAAAAGGTGTAGAACAGGAGGGCTACACTGCAATTTCAGTCAGTCCAGGCTTCGATACTGCCACTTCCCGCATCGTTATTAAAAATGCGTATGCAATACTCTCCGCATTGAAAAATGCTGAAGAAGAAGAATAAATGAAAATAATAAAAGAGTTATGAAAAAGGCATCCGTATTTTTCTCGCGTACATTTCTCTGGGAGATCATTCGCATTATTACTGTAGGCACCGCCTGCTTATTGTTCTTCTGGGAAATGATCCCATTACCGGTACTGCTTGGGGCGATGGCTTTCGGTTTGTATGCCCTCTTAAAAACAGCTCTGAACGACTTGGTCAAAGAACGGAAAGTAGGCACGGAAACTTTCATCACCATAGCTGTGATCATTTCTGTAGTAGGAGCAGAATACCTGGCAGGTGCTGTTGTATTAATGATCATTCTGATTGCAGAGTACATTGCCAGCGCCAGCGGAGAGCGGGCAAGAGCTTCTATCAAAGAGCTCATAGGGTCTGTACCCAAAACAGCTATGGTTAAAAAAGATGGTCAGGTGGTAAACACCGGTATTGACGATCTGAAAGTAGGTGACGTTATCCTGGTAAGAGCTGGCGAAAAGATCCCGGTCGATGGCAAAGTTGTCTCCGGATCGGGTTCCGTAAACCAGGCTCCGATCACTGGCGAAAGCAGACCGGAAGAAAAAACACCCGGTTCGGAGGCCTTTGCCGGAACGATCCTGGAGCTGGGCGCTTTAGATATAGAAATGACCAGGCCTGGTAACGATACTGTTTTTTCCAGGATTATTTCTCTGGTTGAAGAAGCCGAAAGCCGGCAGGCTCCGATTGAAAAATATACAGATAAGGTGGCCTCTTACCTGATCCCGGTTGTGTTCATCTTCGTCCTGGCAGTGTATATCATTACCAGGGACGTTAAACTGATCATTGCCTTGCTGATCTTTACTTCACCGGCAGAACTTGGCCTGGCTACACCACTGGTGACCATCGCTGCCATCGCCCGTGCAGCAAGAGAAGGGATATTGATCAAGGGAGGCTTATATCTTGAGGAACTGGCGAAGATCGATACCATTGTCTTTGACAAAACCGGCACGCTTACAGCAGGAAGCCCTGCTGTGAATAAGGTGGAAATCATAGAGGATACCAAAAATGAAGCCGAACTGGTCCGGCTTGCCGCTGCTGCAGACAGGCGCTCCAGTCACCCGCTGGCCAAAGCAATACTTAATTATGCCGAATCGCTAAGCCTGGAATATCCCGAACCCTCCTCTTTCGAAGTTATTAAAGGAAGAGGTGTGAAAGCGGATATTGAACAGCAGATTATTTTGCTGGGGAATAAAGCCTTTATGGTGGAAAATGGAATTTCTATACCAGCAACCAGGGTCAACCTTGCGGATACTGCTATCTACCTGGCTGCAGATCGAAAAATCCTGGGAGTCTTTTATATAGCTGATTCGATCAGAAAGGGGGCCGCCAATATGCTCAGGGAGCTGAAGATTGCAGGAATAAACAAAGTCATTATGCTGACCGGCGACAACCAGGAAACGGCCAAACATGTGTCCGAACAGATTGGAATCAGCGACTACCGGGCGAATCTGCTTCCTGAAGATAAGATTAGTACAATTAAAGAACTGCAGGCTTCGGGGGCGAAGGTCGCGATGGTGGGTGATGGTATAAACGATGCCCCTGCGCTGGTTCAGGCTAA
The window above is part of the Arcticibacter tournemirensis genome. Proteins encoded here:
- a CDS encoding efflux RND transporter periplasmic adaptor subunit, whose translation is MNSLTRIYLPFLLLGITLYSCGGKQAGDSAEQEAPVQKDTVAASVNKVSFTSEQYKLADIQTGQIEQRNLSSIIKLNGVIDVEPSSTASVSAPLGGYIRTAGLLPGEFVKKGQILARLENPEFISMQQEYLESIGKQEYLEQEYKRQQVLRQEDVNATKTFQQVSSDYKVIRAKIAGLEQQMLLAGLNSNAVKRSGQIVRTASLYAPISGYIKTSNVNIGKYAAPTDILFEIAGRDDLHLSLNAFERDMVKLRIGQNVKFSLASENNYDRTAKVFLIGQAAGENKQIPVHCHFSRQPGLVAGMYVKAWIETGTEKQSSVPTDAVVQLNGKDYVIVQTAQSDKGYEFTLEEVRKGVEQEGYTAISVSPGFDTATSRIVIKNAYAILSALKNAEEEE
- a CDS encoding heavy metal translocating P-type ATPase; translated protein: MKKASVFFSRTFLWEIIRIITVGTACLLFFWEMIPLPVLLGAMAFGLYALLKTALNDLVKERKVGTETFITIAVIISVVGAEYLAGAVVLMIILIAEYIASASGERARASIKELIGSVPKTAMVKKDGQVVNTGIDDLKVGDVILVRAGEKIPVDGKVVSGSGSVNQAPITGESRPEEKTPGSEAFAGTILELGALDIEMTRPGNDTVFSRIISLVEEAESRQAPIEKYTDKVASYLIPVVFIFVLAVYIITRDVKLIIALLIFTSPAELGLATPLVTIAAIARAAREGILIKGGLYLEELAKIDTIVFDKTGTLTAGSPAVNKVEIIEDTKNEAELVRLAAAADRRSSHPLAKAILNYAESLSLEYPEPSSFEVIKGRGVKADIEQQIILLGNKAFMVENGISIPATRVNLADTAIYLAADRKILGVFYIADSIRKGAANMLRELKIAGINKVIMLTGDNQETAKHVSEQIGISDYRANLLPEDKISTIKELQASGAKVAMVGDGINDAPALVQANIGIAMGIMGTEAAMEAADIVLMEDKLEKVARARAISKKAFRTIRENIFVGVGVVHVIGITLVLLKILGPVQAAAIHLLPDTLVFINSIKLLKVKIRD
- a CDS encoding CusA/CzcA family heavy metal efflux RND transporter, whose product is MLDKIIYFSIKNKLVIGLFTLALICWGVYSVTKLPIDATPDITDNQVMVITVSPTLAAQEIEQLVTFPVEQTMVSIPGIKDMRSFSRFGLSIVTIVFEEKVDIYWGRQQVQERLSIAAKNIPQGVGTPEMAPLTTGLGEIFQYVVHAKKGYEDKYNATELRTIQDWIIKRQLLGTPGVAEVSGFGGFVKQYEIAIDPDKIGSLGVTITDIFNALNRNNQNTGGAYIDKGPNAYFIRSEGLVKNIEEINRIVVKTNNGMPVLIRDLAKVQFGNGVRYGAATRNGQGETVTGIVMMLKGANSSEVISDVKERITQIQKTLPEGVVIEPFLDRKKLVDNAISTVTTNLIEGALIVIFVLILFLGNLRGGLVVASVIPLAMLFAISMMNLFGVSGNLMSLGAIDFGIIVDGTVIIVEAVMHRIKGGGGKYPGISVLSRAQMDEEVYESSRKIRSAAAFGEIIILIVYLPLLTLVGVEGKMFMPMAQTVSFAILGAFLLSFTYVPMMSALALSRNTTHKHNFSDRMMEAIQRAYTPIIEGAMRRKLLVAVIAVSLFTVTLFAFTRMGAEFIPQLDEGDFAVETRVPVGSSINQMIDVSQKAQTILLKNYPEVKQVVNKIGSGEIPTDPMPIEAGDMVVTLKPKKEWRSAENREELIEKMQASLSVIPNATFSFQQPIQMRFNELLTGAKQDVVLKIYGEDLDVLSDLAREIGRKIRPVDGVEDLYIEQITGLPQIGIQFNRDKIALYGLNIEDVNAAIEAAFAGKMAGLVYEGERRFDMVVRLDRANRRDITDVRNLYIGTPTGQQIPLSEVAEISYKPGPVQIQRDNAKRRITIGFNVRNRDVKSIVTDIQNVIARRVNMPAGYYVTYGGQFKNLEEANARLAVALPAALLLILLLLYFTFRSVKQGLLIFTAIPLSAIGGVFALLIRDMPFSISAGVGFIALFGVAVLNGIVLIAEFNRLEAEGVSDIYERIRLGTKVRLRPVLMTATVASFGFLPMALSGSSGAEVQRPLATVVIGGLITATILTLVVLPVLYIYFSKSKGKLNKQPATLLTIFIALGFTLPFNSKAQSAATPANRVLTLEQAISEALQNNNEIRIAAYQISEQQALKPGSISLPKTELSYTQGVVSNPTISDNIISASQRIDFPTLYVSQGRLANERVASRVKYKAVKENELRENVRRAYLQYQYVLGKRELLMQLDSIYANLSKASGIRYRTGESTSLENMTSTVQSRQIKNELEKNGADLTIAAEQLRTLLNTTDNITVADKDLVPGTLVLPLEDTSSVSRNPTIAYLKQELNVSKQMTSVERNRMLPEIILGYNGQTYKGVQMINGDERRYTGSDRFNFYQVGLAIPIFPGGYRSKIRSLKVSEQIARSQVELATVNLNGHLKQMIQEYQKLKKSVEYYRSEALPQADLIIGNAEKAFRSGDISYTQYLQNLTISTDIHTQYLDNLFNYNQAIISIESVLGSIQ